One window of Brachybacterium ginsengisoli genomic DNA carries:
- a CDS encoding ABC transporter substrate-binding protein — translation MSPTDPTVGRPGPPSRRSLLTAGAAGALALGGLSGCSGSGRPRVTFYQSKREVIEHFRELVADFNAEQSDFTYIHDVATNLQAGFVRANPPDLALQNYNLDMNRFMARGALSDLSDLPEAGMVRADVLDLVEWYPGYEGRTSVIPYSVAASSVIYNKQIFADNGLEVPTTWDELLSVCDDLLAADITPFYGTFTELWTLTQGLFDYVIGGRVDVRDFFAQLNEIGEDVGPDSAVSFQKTLLEPVQQMLELLPYFNDDANSRAYGDGNTAMAQGKAAMYLQGPWALVEIEKAATDVELGSFPLPVTDDPADLKIRVNIDLSLWIPEQADQKEGARAFLQHLMLPEIQFPYNELALAFSTTDDAPEVKDPRISEMQPFYDEGKFYMGASQFIPPTIPFGNYLQSIVFGADPEPILTQLDSDFARLAYRA, via the coding sequence TTGTCACCCACTGACCCCACCGTCGGCCGGCCGGGCCCGCCCAGCCGCCGCTCCCTGCTCACCGCCGGCGCCGCCGGCGCCCTGGCCCTGGGAGGTCTGAGCGGCTGCAGCGGCTCCGGCCGCCCCCGCGTGACCTTCTACCAGTCCAAGCGCGAGGTGATCGAGCACTTCCGCGAGCTCGTCGCCGACTTCAACGCCGAGCAGTCGGACTTCACCTACATCCACGACGTGGCGACCAACCTGCAGGCCGGCTTCGTGCGCGCCAACCCGCCGGACCTCGCCCTGCAGAACTACAACCTCGACATGAACCGCTTCATGGCCCGCGGTGCCCTGTCGGACCTCTCGGACCTCCCCGAGGCGGGCATGGTCCGCGCCGACGTGCTGGACCTGGTGGAGTGGTATCCCGGCTACGAGGGCCGCACCAGCGTGATCCCCTACTCGGTCGCCGCCTCCTCCGTCATCTACAACAAGCAGATCTTCGCGGACAACGGGCTGGAGGTCCCCACCACCTGGGACGAGCTGCTCTCTGTCTGCGACGACCTGCTCGCCGCCGACATCACGCCGTTCTACGGCACGTTCACGGAGCTGTGGACGCTCACCCAGGGGCTGTTCGACTACGTCATCGGCGGCCGGGTCGACGTGCGGGACTTCTTCGCCCAGCTCAACGAGATCGGCGAGGACGTCGGCCCCGATTCGGCGGTGTCCTTCCAGAAGACGCTCCTCGAGCCGGTCCAGCAGATGCTCGAGCTGCTGCCGTACTTCAACGACGACGCGAACAGCCGCGCGTACGGCGACGGGAACACGGCGATGGCGCAGGGCAAGGCCGCCATGTACCTCCAGGGACCGTGGGCCCTGGTGGAGATCGAGAAGGCCGCCACCGACGTCGAGCTGGGGTCCTTCCCGCTGCCGGTGACCGACGATCCCGCGGACCTCAAGATCCGCGTGAACATCGACCTCTCCCTGTGGATCCCCGAGCAGGCCGACCAGAAGGAGGGCGCCCGGGCGTTCCTCCAGCATCTGATGCTCCCGGAGATCCAGTTCCCCTACAACGAGCTGGCTCTCGCGTTCTCCACCACGGACGACGCCCCCGAGGTGAAGGATCCGCGGATCTCGGAGATGCAGCCCTTCTACGACGAGGGGAAGTTCTACATGGGCGCCTCACAGTTCATACCGCCCACGATCCCCTTCGGGAACTACCTCCAGTCGATCGTGTTCGGCGCGGATCCCGAGCCGATCCTCACCCAGCTCGATTCCGACTTCGCCCGGCTCGCGTACCGCGCCTGA
- a CDS encoding ROK family protein, translating into MVVSTSVLRRLNIQALLRHALAVETFTAAEAMEATGLARATVLGLCDELIGAGWLEEIEDSRAAGLTTRGRPARRHRLRHDAGILVGVDAGRRGYTARAADLHGATLATAHREHDPDTVDRAQRIATVSALVDEVLAGSDAVGPPLLTVVGIPAPVDAHGVSPVDVSAFWHLMNPGFDEHLEGTVLVENDANLTALAELARHPEQNLAVLLVGERIGAGLVVDGKLLHGARGGAGEMRFLDAILQDDLGAEGVGSLARRWTLEELASGADSTALAAIPAEQLTAVDVFAAAAAGDEVARRVLDRIGERIARIAAILVSLLGIERIVVAGAVSDAIGPVLAHTSEVLTEISRAPFPEIVASTLGREVVVTGAIELALSRLRSAPLDVLRTSPGPAEGTDRAGSEPPTPAQTHPREDPAP; encoded by the coding sequence ATGGTCGTGTCGACGAGCGTGCTGCGACGCCTGAACATCCAGGCGCTCCTCCGGCACGCCCTCGCCGTCGAGACCTTCACCGCCGCCGAGGCCATGGAGGCAACCGGCCTCGCCCGGGCAACCGTCCTGGGCCTGTGCGACGAGCTGATCGGCGCGGGCTGGCTCGAGGAGATCGAGGACAGCCGCGCCGCCGGGCTCACCACGCGCGGCCGCCCCGCCCGACGCCACCGGCTGCGCCACGACGCCGGCATCCTGGTCGGCGTCGACGCAGGCCGCCGCGGCTACACCGCCCGCGCCGCCGACCTCCACGGCGCCACCCTCGCCACCGCCCACCGCGAGCACGATCCGGACACGGTGGACCGCGCCCAGCGCATCGCCACCGTGAGCGCCCTCGTCGACGAGGTGCTCGCCGGCAGCGACGCCGTCGGCCCGCCGCTGCTCACCGTGGTGGGGATCCCCGCCCCCGTGGACGCCCACGGCGTCTCCCCGGTGGACGTCAGCGCCTTCTGGCATCTCATGAACCCCGGCTTCGACGAGCACCTCGAGGGCACCGTCCTGGTCGAGAACGACGCGAACCTCACCGCGCTCGCCGAGCTCGCCCGGCACCCGGAGCAGAACCTGGCGGTGCTGCTGGTCGGGGAGCGGATCGGCGCCGGCCTGGTGGTGGACGGGAAGCTGCTCCACGGAGCACGCGGCGGCGCCGGCGAGATGCGCTTCCTCGACGCCATCCTCCAGGACGACCTCGGCGCCGAGGGCGTCGGCTCCCTGGCCCGGCGCTGGACCCTCGAGGAGCTGGCCTCCGGCGCCGACTCGACCGCGCTCGCCGCGATCCCCGCCGAGCAGCTCACCGCTGTCGACGTGTTCGCCGCGGCGGCCGCCGGCGACGAGGTGGCCCGCCGGGTGCTCGACCGCATCGGGGAGCGCATCGCACGGATCGCGGCGATCCTCGTGAGCCTGCTCGGCATCGAGCGGATCGTCGTCGCGGGCGCCGTCTCCGACGCGATCGGGCCCGTGCTCGCCCACACCAGCGAGGTGCTGACCGAGATCTCCCGCGCCCCGTTCCCGGAGATCGTCGCGAGCACGCTGGGTCGCGAGGTGGTCGTCACCGGCGCGATCGAGCTCGCACTGTCCCGCCTGCGCTCCGCACCCCTGGACGTGCTCAGAACCTCCCCCGGCCCGGCCGAGGGGACAGATCGTGCAGGGTCGGAACCGCCGACGCCTGCACAGACCCACCCACGAGAGGACCCCGCACCATGA
- a CDS encoding Gfo/Idh/MocA family protein, producing the protein MTSAAPQDAQPRLRAGVIGLGWAGQQHVAAYAADPTVDLVALSAMEEHLLEQFGEQHQVPGRYQDWKQMIAEAELDIVSIATPTFLHEPMAIHALGAGVNVITEKPMAQDGEAAGRMVEAARKAGRVLDVSFNHRRRGDVAALKTVVDSGVLGKLYYAKTGWIRRQGIPGLGTWFTKAQSSGGGAMMDIGIHMLDMTLHLMGEPEVTAASASTHAEFGPLGRGGSGFGISQVEEGAPFEVEDLATAFLRLDGGGTLLLESSWAQWIPNDLCYVTLYGADGGATIEWGAPTGPKITVWTEVAGIPAELHPAVGEDGHHAAAVADFVAKVRSGDVTEHDGSLPHRRARVIDACYASAKAGTEVAVQA; encoded by the coding sequence ATGACCTCAGCAGCCCCGCAGGACGCCCAGCCCCGACTGCGCGCCGGAGTGATCGGCCTGGGCTGGGCCGGCCAGCAGCACGTGGCCGCCTATGCCGCCGACCCCACCGTCGACCTCGTCGCGCTCTCGGCGATGGAGGAGCACCTGCTGGAGCAGTTCGGCGAGCAGCACCAGGTGCCCGGCCGCTACCAGGACTGGAAGCAGATGATCGCCGAGGCCGAGCTCGACATCGTCTCGATCGCGACGCCCACCTTCCTCCACGAGCCGATGGCGATCCACGCCCTCGGAGCGGGCGTCAACGTCATCACCGAGAAGCCCATGGCCCAGGACGGCGAAGCGGCCGGCCGCATGGTCGAGGCCGCCCGAAAGGCCGGGCGCGTGCTGGACGTGTCCTTCAACCACCGCCGTCGCGGGGACGTCGCCGCCCTCAAGACCGTGGTCGACTCCGGCGTGCTGGGCAAGCTCTACTACGCCAAGACCGGCTGGATCCGCCGCCAGGGCATCCCGGGCCTGGGCACCTGGTTCACCAAGGCGCAGAGCTCCGGCGGCGGCGCGATGATGGACATCGGCATCCACATGCTCGACATGACCCTGCACCTGATGGGCGAGCCCGAGGTCACCGCCGCCTCCGCCTCCACGCATGCCGAGTTCGGCCCGCTGGGCCGCGGCGGCTCCGGCTTCGGCATCTCCCAGGTCGAGGAAGGCGCGCCCTTCGAGGTCGAGGACCTCGCCACCGCGTTCCTGCGCCTCGACGGCGGCGGCACGCTGCTGCTCGAGTCCAGCTGGGCCCAGTGGATCCCGAACGATCTCTGCTACGTCACCCTCTACGGGGCCGACGGCGGCGCCACGATCGAGTGGGGCGCCCCGACCGGACCGAAGATCACCGTGTGGACCGAGGTCGCCGGGATCCCCGCCGAGCTGCATCCCGCGGTGGGCGAGGACGGCCACCACGCCGCGGCCGTCGCCGACTTCGTGGCGAAGGTGCGCTCCGGCGACGTCACCGAGCACGACGGTTCGCTGCCGCACCGCCGTGCCCGCGTGATCGACGCCTGCTACGCCTCGGCGAAGGCCGGTACCGAGGTCGCCGTTCAGGCCTGA
- a CDS encoding glycine betaine ABC transporter substrate-binding protein: MTVRRTPLITRPLTRRSALLGGVGLAGLGLAACGSDGGSGSGGGTITLGYVPSWTDGLSTAYLLQNRLETMGYTVEHQEIEQPAALYSALASGDIDIYPSAWPEVTHEKYMAEYGEDIEDLATYYKNAVLTIAVPEYTDITSIADLKGNADMFGGKIYGIEPGAGLTGVTQDSMMPAYELDGEYELVTSSTAAMLSELKKATEAETDIVVTLWRPFWANSTFAVKDLEDPEGAMGETEGLHFLARPGFSEDFADAAEFISGIALDDEQYGSLEDLVVNDYTDKEAEGVEKWLEENPDVLPAVEGE; encoded by the coding sequence ATGACCGTGCGACGCACTCCCCTGATCACCCGACCCCTCACCCGGCGCTCCGCCCTCCTGGGCGGTGTCGGCCTGGCCGGCCTCGGCCTCGCGGCCTGCGGCTCCGACGGCGGCAGCGGCTCCGGCGGCGGGACCATCACCCTCGGCTACGTCCCCTCCTGGACCGACGGGCTGAGCACCGCCTACCTGCTCCAGAACCGTCTGGAGACGATGGGCTACACGGTCGAGCACCAGGAGATCGAGCAGCCCGCGGCGCTGTACTCGGCCCTGGCCTCGGGCGACATCGACATCTACCCGTCGGCCTGGCCGGAGGTCACCCACGAGAAGTACATGGCCGAGTACGGCGAGGACATCGAGGACCTCGCCACCTACTACAAGAACGCGGTGCTCACGATCGCGGTGCCGGAGTACACCGACATCACCTCGATCGCCGACCTCAAGGGCAACGCCGACATGTTCGGCGGGAAGATCTACGGCATCGAGCCCGGCGCCGGCCTCACCGGCGTCACCCAGGACTCGATGATGCCCGCCTACGAGCTCGACGGCGAGTACGAGCTGGTGACCTCCTCGACGGCCGCGATGCTCTCCGAGCTGAAGAAGGCCACCGAGGCGGAGACCGACATCGTGGTCACCCTGTGGCGTCCGTTCTGGGCCAACTCGACCTTCGCCGTGAAGGACCTCGAGGATCCCGAGGGGGCGATGGGTGAGACCGAGGGGCTGCACTTCCTGGCACGCCCCGGCTTCTCCGAGGACTTCGCGGATGCCGCGGAGTTCATCAGCGGCATCGCGCTGGACGACGAGCAGTACGGCTCGCTCGAGGACCTCGTGGTCAACGACTACACGGACAAGGAGGCCGAGGGCGTGGAGAAGTGGCTCGAGGAGAACCCCGACGTCCTCCCCGCCGTCGAGGGCGAGTGA
- a CDS encoding ABC transporter permease — MNPEDSVIPRLPVGDWVKDGVDWLTDNASGLFDLIKVVFSTVTEGLTDGLTAVPALVMIVLLALVAWAVRSWKLALGTAVMFLVVLSMGQWEHMMETTALVLVATVIAVVIAIPVGILAARSRVASAIVRPILDFMQTMPAFVYLIPTVVFFSIGVVPGIVSTIIFALPPGVRMTELGIRQVDSETVEAGEAFGATPWQILSGIQLPLAVPTIMAGINQVIMLALSMGVIAGMVGAPGLGKEVVAGISTLDLPLGVEAGLSVVFLAVFLDRLTAALGDPGDRTGSLLNVIARARARRAAAGA; from the coding sequence ATGAACCCCGAGGACAGCGTCATCCCCCGGCTCCCCGTCGGCGACTGGGTCAAGGACGGCGTCGACTGGCTGACCGACAACGCGTCGGGACTGTTCGATCTGATCAAGGTTGTCTTCTCCACCGTGACCGAAGGCCTCACCGACGGCCTCACCGCCGTTCCCGCCCTGGTGATGATCGTGCTCCTGGCGCTGGTCGCCTGGGCCGTGCGCTCCTGGAAGCTCGCCCTCGGCACCGCCGTGATGTTCCTGGTGGTGCTCTCGATGGGCCAGTGGGAGCACATGATGGAGACCACCGCCCTGGTGCTGGTCGCCACCGTCATCGCCGTCGTGATCGCGATCCCCGTCGGCATCCTCGCCGCCCGGAGCCGGGTGGCCAGCGCCATCGTGCGACCGATCCTCGACTTCATGCAGACGATGCCCGCCTTCGTCTACCTGATACCCACGGTCGTGTTCTTCTCGATCGGCGTGGTCCCGGGCATCGTCTCGACCATCATCTTCGCGCTGCCCCCGGGCGTGCGCATGACCGAGCTGGGGATCCGCCAGGTGGATTCCGAGACCGTCGAGGCCGGCGAGGCCTTCGGCGCCACCCCCTGGCAGATCCTGAGCGGCATCCAGCTGCCCCTGGCGGTGCCGACCATCATGGCCGGCATCAACCAGGTGATCATGCTGGCGCTGTCCATGGGTGTCATCGCCGGCATGGTGGGCGCCCCGGGCCTCGGCAAGGAGGTCGTGGCAGGCATCTCGACCCTCGACCTGCCCCTCGGCGTCGAAGCCGGGCTCTCGGTGGTCTTCCTGGCCGTCTTCCTGGACCGCCTCACCGCCGCCCTCGGCGATCCCGGCGACCGCACCGGCTCCCTGCTGAACGTCATCGCACGGGCCCGCGCCCGTCGCGCCGCCGCGGGCGCCTGA
- a CDS encoding quaternary amine ABC transporter ATP-binding protein, with protein MPPVITAEGLYKVFGRRPTRGVEALRTGRTRDELREDGLTAAVIDASFSVDPGEIFVVMGLSGSGKSTLIRMVNGLLPATSGTLRIGDEVLSEMSPAKIRDVRRRRISMVFQHFALLPHRTVGENAAYGLEVSGMNRADREKKATEALEMVGLKGWGGYRPDNLSGGMQQRVGLARALAAGTDVLLMDEAFSALDPLIRRDMQDQLVDLQQRLDKTVLFITHDLNEAMRIGDRIAMMRDGRIVQVGTSDEILNEPANDYVARFIQDVDRSRVLTASGIMEQPPQTLGSAQGPRTAHKLLRETQNPWLVVLGRDRKPVGVLWEDDVAAAVRAGGDDLPFSTRLEMPVVAHDTPLADLFALSAQHITPLVVVDDDGRFQGVIPRVTLLTAAGTLGNGTGEIPAVAPPDGPEPDGPDPGAARTDDQIAEGPSDAATDTRQHGEETR; from the coding sequence GTGCCGCCAGTGATCACCGCGGAAGGCCTGTACAAGGTCTTCGGCCGCCGCCCCACCCGAGGAGTCGAGGCGCTCCGGACGGGGCGCACCCGGGACGAGCTGCGAGAGGACGGTCTGACGGCCGCCGTGATCGACGCCAGCTTCAGCGTCGACCCCGGCGAGATCTTCGTGGTGATGGGGCTGTCCGGCTCCGGGAAGTCCACCCTGATCCGCATGGTCAACGGTCTGCTCCCGGCCACCTCCGGCACGCTGCGCATCGGCGACGAGGTCCTCTCCGAGATGAGCCCCGCGAAGATCCGCGACGTGCGACGGCGCCGGATCTCGATGGTCTTCCAGCACTTCGCCCTCCTCCCCCACCGCACCGTCGGCGAGAACGCGGCGTACGGGCTGGAGGTCAGCGGCATGAACCGCGCCGACCGCGAGAAGAAGGCCACCGAGGCCCTCGAGATGGTGGGGCTGAAGGGCTGGGGCGGGTACCGCCCCGACAACCTCTCCGGCGGGATGCAGCAGCGTGTGGGTCTGGCCCGGGCGCTCGCCGCCGGCACCGACGTGCTGCTCATGGACGAGGCGTTCTCCGCCCTGGACCCGCTGATCCGCCGCGACATGCAGGACCAGCTGGTGGACCTCCAGCAGCGTCTGGACAAGACCGTCCTGTTCATCACCCACGACCTCAACGAGGCCATGCGCATCGGCGACCGCATCGCGATGATGCGCGACGGCCGGATCGTGCAGGTCGGCACCTCGGACGAGATCCTCAACGAGCCCGCCAACGACTACGTGGCCCGCTTCATCCAGGACGTCGACCGCTCCCGCGTGCTCACCGCCTCCGGGATCATGGAGCAGCCGCCCCAGACCCTCGGCTCCGCGCAGGGACCGCGCACCGCGCACAAGCTGCTGCGCGAGACCCAGAACCCCTGGCTGGTGGTGCTGGGCCGGGATCGGAAGCCCGTCGGCGTGCTGTGGGAGGACGATGTCGCCGCAGCCGTGCGCGCGGGCGGGGACGACCTGCCGTTCTCCACCCGCCTCGAGATGCCGGTGGTCGCCCATGACACCCCGCTCGCGGATCTCTTCGCCCTCTCCGCCCAGCACATCACCCCGCTGGTGGTGGTCGACGACGACGGCCGTTTCCAGGGCGTCATCCCCCGCGTCACGCTGCTGACCGCCGCGGGGACGCTCGGGAACGGCACCGGGGAGATCCCGGCCGTGGCCCCGCCCGACGGACCGGAGCCGGACGGCCCGGACCCCGGGGCCGCCCGCACCGACGATCAGATCGCCGAGGGCCCGTCCGACGCCGCGACCGACACCCGACAGCACGGAGAGGAGACCCGATGA
- a CDS encoding dienelactone hydrolase family protein — MSATTLPIPTDAGDLPGLLWLPENLEQPVPGLVVLQEIFGLSESLQQRCADLSALGYAVLAPQLFARLDPPLVGVEEWDDLDSWLGAGMELTSSLPWERAEADAIAALGALRAHGAVDSERVGLLGYCYGGGLAFAAAASAAEEGRAPSVLVSYYGSALPSLLDRASAVEVPSLHHFGTADAFIPSEEVERIRAAVTAEGTREQVRFSLHEGAGHAFDNPHPGLHHAEAAEAAWQQTVGFLAETLPGRG; from the coding sequence GTGAGTGCGACGACGCTTCCCATCCCGACCGACGCCGGCGACCTGCCCGGGCTGCTCTGGCTGCCCGAGAACCTCGAGCAGCCGGTCCCCGGCCTCGTGGTCCTGCAGGAGATCTTCGGCCTGTCCGAGTCCCTGCAGCAGCGCTGCGCGGATCTCTCCGCCCTGGGCTACGCGGTGCTCGCTCCCCAGCTGTTCGCCCGCCTGGACCCGCCGCTCGTGGGGGTCGAGGAGTGGGACGACCTCGACTCGTGGCTCGGCGCGGGCATGGAGCTGACGAGCAGCCTCCCGTGGGAACGCGCGGAGGCCGACGCGATCGCCGCGCTCGGCGCCCTGCGCGCCCACGGCGCCGTGGACTCGGAGCGGGTGGGCCTGCTGGGCTACTGCTACGGCGGCGGGCTGGCGTTCGCCGCCGCGGCGTCGGCCGCCGAGGAGGGCCGGGCGCCCTCGGTGCTGGTGAGCTACTACGGCTCGGCATTGCCCTCGCTGCTGGATCGCGCCTCCGCGGTGGAGGTGCCGAGCCTGCACCACTTCGGCACGGCCGACGCCTTCATCCCGTCCGAGGAGGTCGAGCGGATCCGCGCGGCCGTCACCGCCGAGGGCACCCGCGAGCAGGTGCGCTTCTCCCTGCACGAGGGAGCGGGCCACGCCTTCGACAACCCCCACCCGGGGCTCCATCACGCCGAGGCCGCCGAAGCCGCCTGGCAGCAGACCGTCGGCTTCCTCGCCGAGACCCTGCCCGGCCGCGGCTGA